CCGGACCGACGGCCAGACGATTCACATCGACGGCACCCGCCAAGTGACGCTGACCGAAGAAGTGCTGCGCCCGCAGCATGCCGACGCCACCGAAGCCGCCATCGCTCCGCTGGCGCCGGAAGCCCAGCAGATTCTCGCCGCGCTGGACAATCCCAACCCGGGCCCCAACGCCAATCCTTTCGACAATCTCGACCCCGCCGCCGCCGGCCTGAACGATCCGGGCGGCGAGAACAGCGGCCACTCCTTCATCCGCATCGGCCGCATTTCGGAATCCCTCTCCAGCCTGTCGCTGGACAGCGCGCCGGTTTCAGCCGCGGCGACGCAGTCCTCTCTGGCCGCGGCCAATGCAACGCCGGACTCGCCGCCGTTCTTCACCAACGCCAACGGCGCGCCGCTGGGCAGCGATCTGAACGTCACCACCAAGGAAGACACCCCGGTCAGCGGCGCGCTGACCGCCAGCGATCCGGACGGAGATCCGCTCACCTTCGTCAAAGGCTCCGATCCCGCCCATGGCGTGGTCATCGTCAATCCCAATGGCAGCTGGACCTACACCCCGGGGCAGGACTACAACGGCAACGACGCCTTCACCGTCACCGTCAACGATGGCCGCGGCGGCACCGCCACCGTCACCGTCAATGTCGGCGTCACTCCGGTCAACGATCCCCCGGTCTTCGGCGGCAACGATCATGGCGTCGTGGTCGAGGATGACGTCACCCAGGTCAGCGGCACCCTGGTGGTCAAAGACCCCGACGCGGGCGAGTCCGGCTTCCAGCCGCAGGCCGACATCACGGTAGACTACGGCACCTTCCATTTCGACAGCGGCACCGGCCAGTGGACCTTCACCCTGGACAACGCCAAGGCCCAGGCGCTGACCAACGCCGACCGTTTCGACCGCGCCTTCACCGTCCAGTCGCTGGACGGCACCACCCATACCGTCACCGTCACCATCCAGGGCAAGGACGATGCCGCCATCATCACCGGCGACAACGGCGCCGTCACCGAGGACAAAAACGTCTCGGCAAGCAACACCCTGGACTACGACGGCAAGCTCAACATCGTCGATCCCGACCAAGGCCAGGCGGTGTTCAACGCCGCCCGCGTGGACAGCCAGGCCGGCAATCTCGGCAGCCTCACCATCGATGCCGCCGGCAACTGGCACTACAGCGTCGACAACGCCAAGGTCCAATACCTGGGACAGGGCGATACCCGCACCGAGTCGTTCACCGTCTACTCGCAGGACGGCACGTCCCACAACGTCGTCGTCGTCGTCAACGGCGTCAACGACCCCGCCAAGATCGGCGGCGCTGGCGACATCGGCGACGGCACCGTCAAGGAAGACACGCCGGCCCAAACGGTGGCCAGCGGCAAACTGACCGTGGCCGATGTCGATCAGGGCCAGGCCCAACTGCAGCCCTCCCAGCAAGTCACCGACTACGGCACCTTCCAGGCCAGCGCCGACGGCACCTGGACCTTCACCATCAACAACGGCAGCGACAAGGTGCAGGCGCTAGGCGAGGGCGACACCGTTCCGCTGCAATTCACCGTCACCTCCAAGGATGGCAGCGCCACCTCCGTGGTCACCATCCATGTGCTGGGCACCAACGACGCCGCCGTGATCGGCGGCGCCGACAATGGCACCGTGATAGAAGACAAACTATTGGATGTGGGCGGCTCGCTCACCGTAAAAGATGTCGATCAAGGGCAATCGTTCTTCCAGGCGCAATCCGGCACCAAAGGCACCTACGGCACGTTCAGCATCGACGCCAGCGGCAACTGGAAGTACGACCTCAACAACAGCGACCCCGCAGTCCAAGCGCTCAACCAGGGCGAGTCCCGCATCGAATCCTTCACGGTCAAGAGCGCTGACGGCACCCCCTCCACCGTCACCGTCACCATTCTCGGCACCAACGACCCCGCGATCATCACCCCGCACACGCCAGACGACGGCCATGGACAGGTCAAGGAAGACACCGTCCTCACCACCCAGGGCAAGCTCGACGTCACCGACGTCGACACCGGACAAGCGTTCTTCCAGGCGCAAAACAACACCACCGGCACCTACGGCGCGTTCAGCATCGACGCCAACGGCAACTGGCATTACAACCTCAACAACAGTGATCCCATCGTCCAGGCACTGAATGAAGGCGAGTCCCGCATCGAATCCTTCATCGTCAAGAGCATCGACGGCACCACCTCCACCGTCACCGTCACCGTCGTCGGCACCAACGACATCCCGGTGTTCTCCGGCGCCGACCACGGCGCCGTCACCGAGGACCTCAACGTCTCCGCCGCCAACACCCTCGACTACATCGGCAAGCTCAACGTCGTCGACCCCGACCAGAACCAGTCGGCAATCGACCCCAGCCGCGTCGGCAGCCACGCCGGCAACCTCGGCAGCCTCACCATCGACGACGCCGGCAACTGGCACTACGCCGTCGACAACGCCAAGGTCCAGTATCTGGGACAGGGCGACACCCTCACCGAGGTCTTCACCGTCTATTCCAAGGACGGCACGGCCCACGACATCACCGTCATCGTCAACGGCGTCAACGACATCCCGGTATTCTCCGGCGCCGACCATGGCGCGGTTACCGAGGACTTCAACGTCTCCGCCGCCAACACCCTCGACTACATCGGCAGGCTCAACGTCGTCGACCCCGACCAGAACCAGTCGGCAATCGACCCCAGCCGCGTCGGCAGCCGCGCCGGCAACCTCGGCAGCCTCACCATCGACGCCGCCGGCAACTGGCACTACGCCGTCGACAACGCCAAGGTCCAGTATCTGGGACAGGGCGATACCCTCACAGAGGTCTTCACCGTCTATTCCAAGGATGGCACGGCCCACGACATCACCGTCATCGTCAACGGCGTCAACGACATCCCGGTATTCTCCGGCGCCGACCATGGCGCGGTTACCGAGGACTTCAACGTCTCCGCCGCCAACACCCTCGACTACATCGGCAAGCTCAACGTCGTCGACCCCGACCAGAACCAGTCGGCAATCGACCCCAGCCGCGTCGGCAGCCGCGCCGGCAACCTCGGCAGCCTCACCATCGACGCCGCCGGCAACTGGCACTACGCCGTCGACAACGCCAAGGTCCAGTCTCTGGGACAGGGCGATACCCTCTCCGAGGTGTTCACCGTCTATTCCAAGGACGGCACGGCTCACGACATCACCGTCATCGTCAACGGCGTCGACGACCTTTCCGTCATCACTGGCCAGGATCAGGGTAGCGTCACAGAAGACCTGAATGTTTCCGCCGCCCAGACGCTGGACTACGCCGGCAAGCTCGACATCACCGATGTCGACCAGCACGACAAGCCTGCCTTCGACCCCTCCCGCATCGACAGCCAAGCCGGCAATCTTGGCTCACTCGTCATTGACGCCGTCGGCAGCTGGCACTACCAAGTCAACAATGCAGATGTCCAGTATCTCGGCCAGGGAGAAACCAAGCTTGAAACCTTCACCGTCTACGGCATAGATGGCTCCAGCCATGCCATCACCGTCATCGTCAATGGCGTCAACGATATCCCGGTGTTCTCCGGCGCCGATCACGGCGCCGTCACCGAGGACCTCAACGTCTCCGCCGCCAACACCCTCGACTACATCGGCAAGCTCAACGTCGTCGACCCCGACCAGAACCAGTCGGCAATCGACCCCAGCCGCGTCGGCAGCCGCGCCGGCAACCTCGGCAGCCTCACCATCGACGCCGCCGGCAACTGGCACTACGCCGTCGACAACGCCAAAGTCCAGTATCTGGGACAAGGCGACACTCTCACCGAGGTGTTCACTGTCTATTCCAAGGACGGCACCTCCCACGACATCTCCGTCATCGTCCACGGCGTCAATGATTCCGCTTTGTTCACGGGCAACTTTACTGGAACCATATTCGACAACAGTCAAAACGCTCCTGTGAAAGGACATATCAACGTATTCGACGTCGATCAAGGCCAGTCGAGTTTCCAATCTCAAAACGATGACGTTCGGCAATATGGCACTTTCACATTCAACAATGTGACTGGCGACTGGACGTTCACCGTTAACGATGCCGCCAAGGCACTCACTTATGGACATAATCAGTCATACACCTTCACTGTCACGTCCTTCGACGGCACCACACAAGACATAGCAATCACCATTATTGGAACGAACAACCTTGCTCCCATCAGCGGCAACGTCCAGGGAGCCGTGACCGAAAATCCTGCCACCGGCATCGCGCTCGAAGCCTCTGCTCCGAACAAAGCAACATCCTCCTCCCATCATGCCGACGCGGTTTCACGTGAAACCAGCAACGTCGTCGCCGCGGCCGGCCACGCCAAAGCTGGCTCCGGCGAGCTCGCCGCCGCTGAGAACCATCCGTACGGCGCGGCTAGCCATGAGTCCAGCATCGTCTACGGCGCGCAGAAAGCCGCCGATGCCGCCGGCGACAGACCAAGCCCATCCCTCGCCCACGACGCGCCACAGTCCGCCGACAGCCGCGTCAGCCACGCCGCGCCGGACAGCCACCACCCGGCGGCAGCCGATGCCGGGGCTCGCGGCGGCGCGGGCATCGACACCTTCAAATGGACGCTGGGCGAGCCAAGCGCCGCCGCCAAGCCGGAGCCGGCGCGGAACGGGGTGGCCGATCACGGCCCGCGGGGCGAGAAGGACGCGCTGGACCTGAAGGACTTGCTGCCGGAAGGCGGCCACCGCGCGGCGAGCCTGGACAGCTATCTGAACGGCCACAAGGAAGGCGCGGACGCGGCGGCGGAGGCCCGCCACCCGAGTCCGGGCGCGCCGGCGGCGCCAGGGCCGGAAAGCGTCGAGCTGGCGCACGCCGCCGTGCTCAGCGACGCGCAGCTGCTGAAAAACCTGCTGGGCCACGGCCAGCAACACGCCGAGTAAGGCCTGGTTTCGGTTGCCGCGCCACGCCCCCCGCCCGCGGCGGGGGGCTTTTCCGCCTTCGCCCGCCAGACCCAGGAGAATGCCATGACAGCCGCCCCCTCCGCTTGGGACCCCGGCGCCCACGCCAGCTGGCAAGCCGGCAAACCGCAGGAGGCCGTCGCCTTGACGCTGGCGGCCGTGAACCGCCACGGCCGCAAGAAACCGGTAGACCTTGTGCTGCAACTCGCCTACTACCTGTTTCTGGCCGGCCAACACCACGCCGCCGCCCAAGCGCTGGCCCAGGTGCGCCCCGACTATCCCGACAACCGGGAAGTCCTGCTCAATCTGGGCGTTTCCCTGGCCCGCAGCCAACAATACGAGCAGGCCATCCCGACGCTGCAAGCCTACCTCGCGCATGATCCCGGCGATGCGCTGGTGCACGCCACGCTCGGCACCTGCTTCCACCGGCTGGGCCGTCTGCAAGAGGCAGCGGAAGCCGGCTCGCGGTCGCTGGCGTTATCCGACAGACGGCATGGCGCGGCGCCCGTCGGCTGGCGGCTGCCCGATGCCGATCCAGCGGCCTTCGCTGCGGGGAAAAGCCAGGTCATCGCCTTTTCATTGTGGGGCGGCAACCCCCGCTACCTGCGCGGCGCCATCGACAACGCGCTGGCCGCCCCCCAGGTCTACCCCGGCTGGCGGCTGCGTTTTTATCTGGATGAAACGGTGCCGGAGGACGTCCGGCGAGAGCTGGCCGCGCTGGGCTGCGAACTGGTGCTGGAAACGCCGGGGCAAAGCCTGCGCCAACGACTGACCTGGCGCTTCCAGGCGGCAAACGACCCGCAAGTGGGCCGTTTTCTGGTGAGGGATGCCGACTCCGTCATCGGCCCGCGCGAAAAGCTGGCGGTCGACGAATGGCTGGCATCCGATCGCTGGTTCCATGTGATGCGGGACTGGTGGACGCATACCGACCTGATCCTGGCCGGCATGTGGGGCGGCGTCGCCGGCGCGCTGCCGCCGCTGGACACGCTGCTGGCCGGTTATCGCTCAGGGCATATGGAAACCCCCAACGTCGATCAATGGTTCTTGCGGGACAAGGTCTGGTCTTACGTCCGCCTCAGCTGCATGGTGCATGACCGTTGCTTCGCGTCCCATGCGGCCCGCCCCTGGCCCGGCCCGCGGCCGGAGGGCAACCGCCATGTGGGCCAGGATGTCTTCGCCAGCCAGCGGGACAGCCAGGAACGGCGGCTGGCGGCATGGATCGGCAAGCTGCCCAGCTTGGCGATCGGCTGAAGCCTGCCCGCGCTTGTCCATGCCGCGCCAGCATGGCTCCGCGGCCGGCTTCGGCCGCCAAGCGCCGCTCCCCAGCTCAGCGGATGGCCGGTCCGGTCAGGCCATCGACGCGCAGCTCCAACAGTGTCCTGGCATCCTCCTCGCTGGCCACGCCCTTGGCCACCAGCTTGGCGCCCATCAGCGACGTCATGCGCTGCACGCCCGTCACCAATACTTGCCGCCCCTGATCCTGATGTATTCCCAGCGTCAGCGCGCCGTCCAGCACCAGATAGTCGATGCCGGCCTGGTTCAGCCTCGCCACCAGCTCCAGCCGGTGGCCGCGGATTTCCACCGCCAGCATGTGGCCGGCATCCTTGATCGCCGCGCCGAAGGCCAGGAAGGCGTCCCAATGCTCGTCCAGCCCGGTTTCGTCGAACTCGAACGCCACCGTGGCTCGGCCGCCGCGCAGAGCATCCAGCGTCCGGCTGCGAAAGTCCTTGTCCGCCAGCGACGCCGGCGACATATTCACCGCCACCCGCGCCGCCGGCGCGTCGGCCAGCGCCAGCCTCAGCGCCTCCAGATCGATCAGATGAGTCAATCCCAAGCGCAAGCTGTGCGACACCAGCCGCAACGCGTTGATCTCCGGCAAACCGTCCCGCGCGGGACAGTACAGCATGCCTTCCTGCCACAGCGGCGCGCGCTGCGCGTCCCTCACCGGAAACCAGCGCAGGCTAAAATGGCGCTGATGGCAGCCGGCTTCGATCAGCGCCCGCCAGTCCCACTCGCTGCCCACATCCGGCCCCCCGCCCTCGACCCGCCGCCACTGGTTGTCTCCCGCCGCCTCGGCCTGGGCCAGCGCCTGGCTGGCGCGCGCCAACAGGCTGGCCAGGCTGTCGCCCCGCGCGATGCCGCACACGCCGACATGCCCGACGCCGTCCTGATCGCACAAGCCCATTCTTTGGTACAGCGCCAGTTGATCGCATAGCGTAGCCGCCAGCTGCCTCGCCGCCTCCGCCTCCAATTCCGGGCAGAACACGGCGAAATCTGCGCCACGCAAACGCGCCGCCAGCCACCCCACCCGCTTGGCGGCCAGATCGTTCAAATCGCTCGCCAGCCGCTTGAGCAGAACATCCGCCCGCTCGCCGCCCAGGCGCTGGTTCAGCTCGGCCAGCCCCGACAAACGCAACAACAACAGGCACCCGCTCAGGTTTTCTTCTTCCGCCAAGGCGCTGGCCACCGCCTGTTCCAATGCTTCCCGGTTGGCCAGGCCTGTCACCGGATCGGACAGCCGCTCGCGGCGCAGCCGCTCCATGTCGGAAGACTGGTCTTGCAAATAGGACTGCAGCCCTTCCACCATCTGGTTCATCGCCAACACCACCCGCGCCAGCTCCGGCACCTTGGGCTCGGTCATGCTCTGAAAGCGGCGCGCGCTGACCGCGCTCGCCTGGCTCACCACCCGCTGCAGATCTCGCCGCAGCTTGAAGATGTCGATGGAGCCCAGCAACCCGGCCAGCAGGCCGGCGCCCAGCAGCCACATCATGGTCTGCAGCGCGCCTTGCCACAGCGACTCGTAGGCATAGCTCAACGCGGCCTCCACCCGGATCTCGCCGGCCTGCAGCCAGCCGGCGGTCACCAGCGCGCTCCCCGGCTGCGGGGACAAGGGCAGCAATGTCTGGAACCACTCCGGCGCGGCCGGGAACACCGCCTGGTTCACGCGGTCCACCAGCACTTTTCCATCCGCGCCGCGCCAGCGGATGTGGTGAAAATACCCCTGGTCGAAAGTCGCGTTTATCAGGGTTTCCGCCATCGCCTTGTCCGCCTTGTGCTGGGTGATCATCAAGGCCAGCGAATTGGCGGCATTGGCGTTTTGCCCGCTCAACTGCTGCTCCAAATAACGGCGGGCATTGTATAAGTCGGCCAGCAGAGCCCCCGTCAGAGACAAGACCACCAGCAGCACCAGCAGCAGCCAAAGCCGTTGAATCAGGGAAAGGTTTTTCATCGCGCCGCCCATCTCGTCGAATCAGAAAGTGAAGCCTTCGTTTTTCATCTTGTCCATCACCTGCCGCCAGCGGGTCAGCTTGGACACGTCGCTGCTGCGGGAGCCCACCCACAGGCCCTGGGCATTGAAACTGAATACCGGCAGCAAGTCCGGGCGCTGGGAAGCGGGGTCGATCGACGTCACCAGGCTGTCCAGGATCAGCGGCTCGGCGCTCGGCGTGGCGTAATACGCCAGCACCATGTGCGCCTGGCTGATCGTGCTGCCGGGCCCGCCTATCCTCGCCTTGACGTAGACAAGGCGCAGTTTGTCGGGCGAGACGCCCAATACCAGCAAGGAAATGTACTTGCCGATGCTGAAGTCTTCGCAGTCCCCCGCGCCCTTGCCGAACATTTCCAGCGGCGTCGCCCAATAGTCCTGAACCCCCCAGTTGTCTATGTCCTCGCGGTACAGGATGCGCCGGTTGAAAAACTGGTTAACCTCCGAAAGCTTCTGCCTCTCCTCAGCCCCCTGCAGGCCGCCCAGCAGCTGGTTCCATTCGCGGTACAACGCCGCGGCGCGCGGCCCGTAACGCGCGGCGGCGCGCTCCGTAGGCAGGCTGGCGGCCGCCACGCACAAACCTGCCAGCAGCAACATGACAGGCAGCAGCCAACGCCGCGGACGACTTGGCCGCCGTCTGAAAACAGGCATGACGAGCTTCATGTTCATTCCACGCCGGCTAATGAAGGCCACTGTAGCAGATAGGGAAATTATACTCCCTTCCGCAAAAATACTCATTTGACATTCTTAACTTATGATTTAACCTGAATGATGTAAGACTTAAAAATATCAGCCCTTGCGCCCGGAGACTATTAACCATGCAACGCTTACAAAAAAGACAGATTCATCTGGCAGTGGCAGCCTTGCTCAGTTTGTCGGCCTCGTTGGCTCAAGCCACCAGCCTGCGTGAAGTCGTGGAAAAAACCGTCGCCAGCAATCCGGATGTCCGCTTCCGCTTCCACGAATTCCGCTCCGCGGCGGAGGAAACCGGCATCGGCCGCGCCGGCTACATGCCTACGGTGGATGTGTCCTACACCTACGCCCGCGAAAACAACAAGGAGCCGTTGATCAACAACGGACCGCAGATAAAAGAGGACTTCACCCGCAAGGGCTGGTCGGCCGACCTCACCCAGAACCTGTTCCAAGGCTTCCAGACCATGAACACGGTGAGCCAGCTGGAATTCAGCAAGCGCGGCAAGTACTACGACTTCGTGGATGCTTCCGAGCAGCAGGGCCTGGAAGCCGCCCGCGCCTATCTGGACGTGCTGCGCTACCGCCAGTTGCTGGATTTCGCCAAGGAAAGCTATGGCGTCCATAAAGGCATCTACGACCAGATCGAACAGAAAGTGAAGGCCGGCGTTGGCCGCCGCGTCGACTTGGAGCAGGCTGCCGGCCGGCTGGCGTTGTCCGAGACCAATATGATCAACGAGACCTCCAATCTGCACGACGTCTCCGCCCGTTACTCCCGTCTGATAGGAGAGGAGCCGCCTACCGACATGGCGCCGGCGCCCTCCTTGCAGGACAAGCTGCCGCGCGATCAGGACCTGATGCGGACCGCCGTGCGGAGCAGCCCGGCCTATCTGTCCTCCGTCGCCAATCTGCGCGCCGCCCAAAGCGATCTGAAGGTCAAGAAAGGCGCCTTCTCCCCCACGCTGGACCTGCGCGCCCACACCGAGAAAACCGACAATCTCGACGCCATCTACGGTCGTCACGACAAGCAGATGGTGCAGCTGGTGTTCAACATCAACCTGTTCCGCGGCGGCGGCGACAAGGCCCGCCTCGGCGTGTCGGCCGAGCGCTACAATTCGGCGCTGGACCTGCGCGACAAGACCTGCCGCGACCTGCAGCAGACGGTGCGCATCGCCAACAACGATGTGCACAAGCTGAACGAGCAGATGGGCTACCTGCGCCAACATGCGCTGTCCACCGAAAAGGCGCGCGACGCCTATCTGAAACAGTTCGACATCGGCCAGCGCACTTTGCTGGACGTGCTGGACAGCGAAAACGAGCTGTATGACTCCAAACGCTCGCTGGCCAACGCCGAATACGACGGCAAGCTGGCCCAGGCCCGCGTGCTGGCGGCCTCCGGCCTGTTGCTGCCCAGCCTGCAGCTGAAGCCTATCGAACAGCAGTCGTTCGAATCCGACGACGCCGAGCAGCAGGAAGCCTGCAGCACCGCCTACACGCCGCCCCAACCGTTCAACACCGCCGGCATCCCCGTCCATCCTTATGTCTCCAGCACAATGGCCGATGCGCCTCCAGCGCCGATCAAAAAATCCGGCAAGGCCGTGAAACATTGAAACTTGGCAGCCCGCGCCCACAAGACCCGCCACGCGGGTCTTTTGGCCATTCGGCGGTCCGCCACGACATGAGACTGCCCGCCGCGGAACGACTTGCCGCGGCAAATTCCCGGCGCTGGAGACCTGCCCCGCAGGCTGTTTCCAGTCGTTCATCCCGGCATGATTGCCGGCCATATCCATGGGAGTGGAAGCATGGCTTCCGAAATATCCAATCCTGACACCGCGCGGCCGTTAAGCGAACAAGCCACCCACCTCGACCCCCTGCTCGACTGCCTGTTCTCGTTGGCCCGCGGCTATGGCATCACCGCCACCCGCGAGTCGCTGGTGGCCGGCATCCCGCTGGTCGACAACCGGCTGTCGCCGTCGATGTTCGCCCGCTCGGC
This genomic window from Chromobacterium phragmitis contains:
- a CDS encoding retention module-containing protein, which gives rise to MATSTQGHILALQGSVKAIGIDGKTRLLKVGDILLPGEQLQLENGAAIDIGRTDGQTIHIDGTRQVTLTEEVLRPQHADATEAAIAPLAPEAQQILAALDNPNPGPNANPFDNLDPAAAGLNDPGGENSGHSFIRIGRISESLSSLSLDSAPVSAAATQSSLAAANATPDSPPFFTNANGAPLGSDLNVTTKEDTPVSGALTASDPDGDPLTFVKGSDPAHGVVIVNPNGSWTYTPGQDYNGNDAFTVTVNDGRGGTATVTVNVGVTPVNDPPVFGGNDHGVVVEDDVTQVSGTLVVKDPDAGESGFQPQADITVDYGTFHFDSGTGQWTFTLDNAKAQALTNADRFDRAFTVQSLDGTTHTVTVTIQGKDDAAIITGDNGAVTEDKNVSASNTLDYDGKLNIVDPDQGQAVFNAARVDSQAGNLGSLTIDAAGNWHYSVDNAKVQYLGQGDTRTESFTVYSQDGTSHNVVVVVNGVNDPAKIGGAGDIGDGTVKEDTPAQTVASGKLTVADVDQGQAQLQPSQQVTDYGTFQASADGTWTFTINNGSDKVQALGEGDTVPLQFTVTSKDGSATSVVTIHVLGTNDAAVIGGADNGTVIEDKLLDVGGSLTVKDVDQGQSFFQAQSGTKGTYGTFSIDASGNWKYDLNNSDPAVQALNQGESRIESFTVKSADGTPSTVTVTILGTNDPAIITPHTPDDGHGQVKEDTVLTTQGKLDVTDVDTGQAFFQAQNNTTGTYGAFSIDANGNWHYNLNNSDPIVQALNEGESRIESFIVKSIDGTTSTVTVTVVGTNDIPVFSGADHGAVTEDLNVSAANTLDYIGKLNVVDPDQNQSAIDPSRVGSHAGNLGSLTIDDAGNWHYAVDNAKVQYLGQGDTLTEVFTVYSKDGTAHDITVIVNGVNDIPVFSGADHGAVTEDFNVSAANTLDYIGRLNVVDPDQNQSAIDPSRVGSRAGNLGSLTIDAAGNWHYAVDNAKVQYLGQGDTLTEVFTVYSKDGTAHDITVIVNGVNDIPVFSGADHGAVTEDFNVSAANTLDYIGKLNVVDPDQNQSAIDPSRVGSRAGNLGSLTIDAAGNWHYAVDNAKVQSLGQGDTLSEVFTVYSKDGTAHDITVIVNGVDDLSVITGQDQGSVTEDLNVSAAQTLDYAGKLDITDVDQHDKPAFDPSRIDSQAGNLGSLVIDAVGSWHYQVNNADVQYLGQGETKLETFTVYGIDGSSHAITVIVNGVNDIPVFSGADHGAVTEDLNVSAANTLDYIGKLNVVDPDQNQSAIDPSRVGSRAGNLGSLTIDAAGNWHYAVDNAKVQYLGQGDTLTEVFTVYSKDGTSHDISVIVHGVNDSALFTGNFTGTIFDNSQNAPVKGHINVFDVDQGQSSFQSQNDDVRQYGTFTFNNVTGDWTFTVNDAAKALTYGHNQSYTFTVTSFDGTTQDIAITIIGTNNLAPISGNVQGAVTENPATGIALEASAPNKATSSSHHADAVSRETSNVVAAAGHAKAGSGELAAAENHPYGAASHESSIVYGAQKAADAAGDRPSPSLAHDAPQSADSRVSHAAPDSHHPAAADAGARGGAGIDTFKWTLGEPSAAAKPEPARNGVADHGPRGEKDALDLKDLLPEGGHRAASLDSYLNGHKEGADAAAEARHPSPGAPAAPGPESVELAHAAVLSDAQLLKNLLGHGQQHAE
- a CDS encoding tetratricopeptide repeat protein, which encodes MTAAPSAWDPGAHASWQAGKPQEAVALTLAAVNRHGRKKPVDLVLQLAYYLFLAGQHHAAAQALAQVRPDYPDNREVLLNLGVSLARSQQYEQAIPTLQAYLAHDPGDALVHATLGTCFHRLGRLQEAAEAGSRSLALSDRRHGAAPVGWRLPDADPAAFAAGKSQVIAFSLWGGNPRYLRGAIDNALAAPQVYPGWRLRFYLDETVPEDVRRELAALGCELVLETPGQSLRQRLTWRFQAANDPQVGRFLVRDADSVIGPREKLAVDEWLASDRWFHVMRDWWTHTDLILAGMWGGVAGALPPLDTLLAGYRSGHMETPNVDQWFLRDKVWSYVRLSCMVHDRCFASHAARPWPGPRPEGNRHVGQDVFASQRDSQERRLAAWIGKLPSLAIG
- a CDS encoding bifunctional diguanylate cyclase/phosphodiesterase, producing the protein MKNLSLIQRLWLLLVLLVVLSLTGALLADLYNARRYLEQQLSGQNANAANSLALMITQHKADKAMAETLINATFDQGYFHHIRWRGADGKVLVDRVNQAVFPAAPEWFQTLLPLSPQPGSALVTAGWLQAGEIRVEAALSYAYESLWQGALQTMMWLLGAGLLAGLLGSIDIFKLRRDLQRVVSQASAVSARRFQSMTEPKVPELARVVLAMNQMVEGLQSYLQDQSSDMERLRRERLSDPVTGLANREALEQAVASALAEEENLSGCLLLLRLSGLAELNQRLGGERADVLLKRLASDLNDLAAKRVGWLAARLRGADFAVFCPELEAEAARQLAATLCDQLALYQRMGLCDQDGVGHVGVCGIARGDSLASLLARASQALAQAEAAGDNQWRRVEGGGPDVGSEWDWRALIEAGCHQRHFSLRWFPVRDAQRAPLWQEGMLYCPARDGLPEINALRLVSHSLRLGLTHLIDLEALRLALADAPAARVAVNMSPASLADKDFRSRTLDALRGGRATVAFEFDETGLDEHWDAFLAFGAAIKDAGHMLAVEIRGHRLELVARLNQAGIDYLVLDGALTLGIHQDQGRQVLVTGVQRMTSLMGAKLVAKGVASEEDARTLLELRVDGLTGPAIR
- a CDS encoding transglutaminase-like cysteine peptidase, with protein sequence MLLLAGLCVAAASLPTERAAARYGPRAAALYREWNQLLGGLQGAEERQKLSEVNQFFNRRILYREDIDNWGVQDYWATPLEMFGKGAGDCEDFSIGKYISLLVLGVSPDKLRLVYVKARIGGPGSTISQAHMVLAYYATPSAEPLILDSLVTSIDPASQRPDLLPVFSFNAQGLWVGSRSSDVSKLTRWRQVMDKMKNEGFTF
- a CDS encoding TolC family outer membrane protein; this encodes MQRLQKRQIHLAVAALLSLSASLAQATSLREVVEKTVASNPDVRFRFHEFRSAAEETGIGRAGYMPTVDVSYTYARENNKEPLINNGPQIKEDFTRKGWSADLTQNLFQGFQTMNTVSQLEFSKRGKYYDFVDASEQQGLEAARAYLDVLRYRQLLDFAKESYGVHKGIYDQIEQKVKAGVGRRVDLEQAAGRLALSETNMINETSNLHDVSARYSRLIGEEPPTDMAPAPSLQDKLPRDQDLMRTAVRSSPAYLSSVANLRAAQSDLKVKKGAFSPTLDLRAHTEKTDNLDAIYGRHDKQMVQLVFNINLFRGGGDKARLGVSAERYNSALDLRDKTCRDLQQTVRIANNDVHKLNEQMGYLRQHALSTEKARDAYLKQFDIGQRTLLDVLDSENELYDSKRSLANAEYDGKLAQARVLAASGLLLPSLQLKPIEQQSFESDDAEQQEACSTAYTPPQPFNTAGIPVHPYVSSTMADAPPAPIKKSGKAVKH